A portion of the Bacteroides faecium genome contains these proteins:
- a CDS encoding acyl carrier protein, translated as MSEIASRVKAIIVDKLGVEESEVTTEASFTNDLGADSLDTVELIMEFEKEFGISIPDDQAEKIGTVGDAVSYIEEHAK; from the coding sequence ATGTCTGAAATTGCATCAAGAGTAAAAGCGATTATCGTTGATAAATTAGGCGTTGAAGAATCAGAAGTTACAACCGAAGCAAGCTTCACTAACGACCTGGGAGCAGATTCTCTTGACACTGTAGAACTTATCATGGAATTCGAAAAAGAATTCGGTATCTCTATTCCTGATGACCAAGCAGAAAAGATTGGTACTGTAGGTGATGCTGTATCTTATATCGAAGAACACGCTAAGTAA
- the purN gene encoding phosphoribosylglycinamide formyltransferase: protein MQTFAHFSLFCASNMRVMKKNIAIFASGSGSNAENIIRYFQKNDSVQVSLVLSNKSDAYVLERAHRLGVPCNVFPKEDWIAGDEILAVLQEARIDFIVLAGFLVRVPDLLLHAYPDKIINIHPALLPKYGGKGMYGDRVHEAVVAAGEKESGITIHYINEHYDEGNTIFQATCPVFPTDSPDDVAKKVHALEYEHFPLVIEKLLSGK, encoded by the coding sequence ATGCAAACTTTTGCACATTTTTCACTGTTTTGTGCATCGAATATGAGAGTTATGAAGAAAAACATCGCAATTTTCGCTTCCGGTTCCGGCTCTAATGCCGAGAATATTATCCGGTATTTCCAAAAAAACGATTCCGTTCAGGTTTCGTTGGTACTTTCTAATAAGAGTGATGCCTATGTCTTGGAGCGTGCGCATCGTCTTGGAGTGCCCTGTAACGTATTCCCAAAGGAAGATTGGATAGCCGGAGACGAAATTCTGGCTGTTTTGCAGGAGGCCCGCATTGATTTTATCGTGCTGGCAGGCTTCCTGGTTCGTGTGCCCGATCTGCTTTTGCATGCTTATCCCGATAAAATAATAAATATACATCCGGCTCTTTTGCCTAAATACGGCGGAAAAGGAATGTATGGTGATCGTGTTCATGAAGCAGTAGTAGCTGCCGGTGAAAAAGAAAGCGGTATCACTATACATTATATTAATGAGCATTATGATGAAGGGAACACAATCTTCCAGGCAACTTGTCCCGTATTTCCGACTGACTCTCCTGATGATGTCGCCAAGAAAGTACATGCTTTGGAGTATGAACACTTTCCTTTAGTTATAGAAAAGCTGTTGAGCGGGAAATAA
- the pdxB gene encoding 4-phosphoerythronate dehydrogenase PdxB: MKIIIDNKIPSIKEAVQGIADEVIYAPGKDFTPELVRDADALIVRTRTHCNRKLLEGSRVKFIATATIGFDHIDTEYCKQAGIEWTNAPGCNAASVAQYIQSSLLVWKSIRNRKLDELTIGIIGVGNVGSKVAKVAQDFGMRVLLNDLPREEKEGNKSFTSLNKIAEECDIITFHVPLYKEGKYKTFHLADENFFHSLKRKPLIINTSRGEVIETDALLNALNSQAISDAIIDVWEHEPEINRELLEKVIIGTPHIAGYSADGKANATRMSLDAICNFFHIDGNYEIKAPAPASPVIHAKSHEDALLQMYNPAEDSDRLKSQPELFETLRGDYPLRREEKAYTIKYKE, translated from the coding sequence ATGAAAATTATTATAGATAATAAAATACCATCTATAAAAGAGGCGGTTCAGGGAATAGCCGATGAGGTAATCTATGCTCCGGGAAAGGATTTCACGCCGGAACTGGTACGGGATGCTGATGCACTTATTGTCCGTACCCGCACGCATTGTAATCGCAAATTATTGGAAGGTAGCCGGGTGAAGTTTATTGCTACGGCAACCATTGGTTTCGACCATATCGATACGGAGTATTGCAAGCAGGCAGGTATCGAATGGACGAATGCACCGGGATGCAATGCGGCTTCTGTCGCCCAATATATACAATCATCGCTTCTTGTATGGAAGTCTATCAGAAATAGGAAGTTGGATGAATTGACTATAGGAATCATAGGAGTAGGCAATGTAGGAAGCAAGGTGGCCAAAGTCGCACAGGACTTCGGCATGCGCGTTCTATTGAACGACCTACCACGGGAAGAGAAAGAAGGAAACAAATCTTTCACCTCTTTAAATAAAATAGCGGAAGAATGTGACATCATCACCTTTCACGTACCTTTATATAAGGAAGGGAAATATAAAACATTTCATTTGGCGGACGAGAACTTCTTTCATTCGCTAAAACGGAAACCTCTCATCATTAATACTTCCCGGGGAGAAGTTATCGAAACGGATGCCCTTTTAAATGCTTTAAACAGTCAGGCTATTTCGGATGCCATTATTGATGTATGGGAGCACGAACCGGAAATCAATCGAGAACTGCTGGAGAAAGTTATCATTGGTACCCCTCATATTGCCGGCTACTCCGCTGACGGGAAAGCCAACGCAACACGTATGTCACTGGACGCTATTTGCAACTTCTTTCATATAGATGGAAATTATGAAATCAAAGCACCGGCACCCGCTTCTCCTGTTATCCACGCAAAAAGTCACGAAGACGCACTCCTTCAAATGTATAATCCAGCCGAAGACAGCGACCGATTGAAAAGCCAACCGGAACTATTTGAGACTTTACGCGGAGATTATCCGTTAAGAAGAGAGGAGAAAGCATATACTATTAAATATAAGGAATAA
- a CDS encoding DUF4254 domain-containing protein produces MTFSNLCNEIFWKSTNDYHITDSVDAQMNNPYELKSIEYYLYLKNWIDAVQWHFEDIIRDPQIDPVEALALKRRIDKSNQDRTDLVELIDSYFLDKYKAVEPLSDATINTESPAWAIDRLSILALKIYHMQQEVKRTDTTEEHRAQCQVKLNILLEQQKDLSSAIDQLLADIEAGRKYMKVYKQMKMYNDPALNPVLYAKK; encoded by the coding sequence ATGACATTTAGTAACCTTTGCAACGAGATTTTTTGGAAATCAACCAATGATTACCATATAACGGATAGTGTGGATGCTCAGATGAACAATCCTTACGAGTTGAAGTCAATAGAGTATTATTTGTACCTGAAGAATTGGATTGATGCCGTTCAATGGCATTTTGAAGATATTATCCGTGATCCCCAGATTGATCCTGTAGAAGCATTGGCTTTAAAAAGGAGAATTGATAAATCCAATCAGGACCGTACCGATTTGGTTGAATTGATAGATAGTTACTTTTTGGACAAATACAAAGCTGTTGAGCCGCTTTCTGATGCAACCATCAATACGGAGAGTCCTGCTTGGGCAATCGATCGTCTTTCTATTCTTGCATTGAAAATTTATCACATGCAACAAGAAGTAAAGCGTACGGATACTACCGAGGAACACCGTGCGCAGTGCCAAGTTAAACTGAATATTCTGTTGGAGCAGCAGAAAGACCTTTCTTCTGCTATCGACCAGTTATTGGCTGATATTGAAGCTGGTAGAAAGTATATGAAAGTATATAAACAGATGAAGATGTATAACGACCCGGCATTAAATCCGGTGCTTTATGCAAAAAAATAA
- a CDS encoding glycosyltransferase family 9 protein, whose protein sequence is MARILIIRFSALGDVAMTIPVIHSLAVQYPQHEITVLSRAVWQPLFQELPDNVNFIGADLTGKHKGLWGLNSLYSELKAMNFDYVADFHHVLRAKYLCLRFRFANIPVAYICKGREGKRKLVRRRHKVMESQKSSFRRYADVLEKLGLPVLLNFSSIYGEGRGNFAEIEPVTGPKENQKWIGIAPFAKHAGKIYPLELQEQVVAHFAANPGVKVFLFGGGKNEQEIFDAWIAKYPSVVSMIGKLNMRTELNLMSHLDVMLSMDSANMHLASLVNIPVVSIWGATHPYAGFMGWKQLPVNTVQLDLSCRPCSVYGQKPCWRGDYACLREIKPEQVIAKIEGIID, encoded by the coding sequence ATGGCGCGTATTCTCATTATCCGTTTTTCAGCTTTAGGTGATGTTGCAATGACAATACCGGTCATACATTCGCTTGCTGTACAATATCCTCAACACGAGATTACTGTGTTAAGTCGTGCTGTATGGCAGCCCCTTTTTCAGGAACTGCCCGACAATGTAAATTTCATCGGAGCCGATTTAACGGGTAAACATAAAGGCTTGTGGGGACTGAATAGTCTTTATTCGGAACTGAAAGCAATGAACTTTGACTACGTTGCGGATTTTCATCATGTGCTTCGTGCCAAATATTTGTGCTTGCGCTTCCGGTTTGCCAACATACCGGTAGCCTACATTTGTAAAGGACGTGAGGGTAAGAGGAAGTTGGTTCGTCGGCGTCATAAAGTAATGGAAAGCCAAAAAAGTTCTTTCCGCCGCTATGCTGATGTGCTGGAAAAACTCGGTCTTCCGGTTTTGTTGAACTTCTCTTCTATCTATGGAGAGGGGAGAGGAAATTTTGCGGAAATAGAACCCGTTACCGGTCCGAAAGAAAATCAGAAATGGATCGGTATCGCTCCTTTTGCTAAACATGCTGGTAAAATTTATCCGTTAGAATTACAGGAACAGGTTGTTGCCCATTTCGCGGCTAATCCTGGGGTAAAGGTCTTTCTGTTTGGTGGTGGAAAAAACGAACAGGAAATTTTTGATGCATGGATTGCGAAATATCCTTCTGTCGTTTCCATGATAGGTAAGCTGAATATGCGTACGGAATTGAATCTGATGAGTCATTTGGATGTGATGCTTTCAATGGATTCCGCTAATATGCATTTGGCATCTTTAGTAAATATTCCAGTTGTCTCCATATGGGGCGCCACTCATCCCTATGCAGGATTTATGGGATGGAAACAACTGCCGGTTAATACCGTGCAACTTGATTTGTCATGCCGTCCCTGCTCGGTATATGGACAGAAGCCTTGTTGGCGGGGAGATTATGCTTGTTTGAGGGAGATAAAGCCTGAGCAGGTGATTGCGAAAATTGAAGGAATCATAGATTAA
- the glf gene encoding UDP-galactopyranose mutase, with translation MKEYDYLVVGAGLFGAVFARQAVDAGKRCLVVDKRNHIGGNIYCEVVDGIHVHQYGAHIFHTDNKEIWDYVNHFVSFNRYTNSPLANYKGTLYNLPFNMNTFNKLWGVNTPQEAKAKIEEQRSEYAHIQTPANLEEQALTLCGKDIYQKLIKGYTEKQWGRPATELPAFIIKRLPFRFVYDNNYFNDEYQGIPKGGYNKLVESLLEGAELRLDTNYFSARGELDLLADKVLFTGCIDEYYDFCFGHLEYRSLRFEHERLEIDNYQGNAVVNYCESGVPYTRVIEHKHFEFGKQPYTVITREYPSVFTPGDEPYYPVNDEKNMNLLKKYEELMNGSLNTLFGGRLAQYAYLDMDDTVETALKLAKKELKN, from the coding sequence ATGAAAGAGTATGATTATTTGGTAGTTGGTGCAGGGTTGTTCGGGGCAGTGTTTGCCCGTCAGGCGGTCGATGCCGGGAAGCGGTGTCTTGTTGTTGATAAACGTAATCATATTGGCGGAAATATCTATTGTGAAGTTGTAGATGGTATTCATGTACATCAATATGGCGCACATATATTTCATACGGATAATAAGGAAATATGGGATTATGTAAATCATTTTGTGTCATTTAATCGCTATACGAACTCTCCATTAGCTAATTACAAAGGCACATTATATAATTTGCCTTTTAACATGAATACTTTTAATAAGTTATGGGGAGTTAATACTCCGCAAGAGGCTAAGGCAAAGATTGAGGAACAGCGTAGCGAATATGCACATATTCAAACTCCTGCCAACTTGGAAGAACAGGCTTTGACGCTTTGTGGAAAAGATATTTATCAGAAATTAATCAAAGGATATACAGAAAAACAGTGGGGACGCCCTGCTACGGAACTTCCTGCTTTTATTATAAAAAGACTTCCTTTCCGTTTCGTTTACGATAATAATTATTTTAACGACGAATATCAGGGTATTCCCAAGGGTGGGTATAATAAATTGGTTGAAAGTTTGCTCGAAGGGGCTGAATTACGTTTGGATACGAACTATTTTTCTGCTCGTGGAGAATTGGATTTACTTGCAGATAAAGTATTGTTTACCGGATGTATTGATGAGTATTACGATTTTTGTTTCGGACACTTGGAATACCGAAGTCTTCGTTTTGAACATGAGCGTTTGGAAATAGATAATTATCAGGGTAATGCAGTTGTTAATTATTGTGAAAGCGGAGTTCCTTATACACGTGTTATTGAACATAAACATTTTGAGTTTGGTAAGCAGCCGTACACAGTCATTACTCGCGAATACCCTTCTGTGTTCACTCCCGGTGATGAACCTTATTATCCGGTGAATGACGAGAAAAACATGAATCTTTTAAAGAAATATGAAGAATTGATGAATGGCTCGTTGAATACTTTATTTGGAGGGCGTTTGGCGCAGTATGCCTATCTTGACATGGATGATACTGTAGAGACTGCATTGAAATTAGCTAAAAAAGAATTAAAGAATTGA
- a CDS encoding galactofuranosyltransferase, translated as MICYLSRNYKGINNAANKAKTDIESVMATQSFRNVGVKQTRYTNIVAAFFMTLLSVLKCGFCLHRNDVLILQYPLKKYYTFVCRIAHLRHCRIVTLIHDLDSFRRQRLTVSHEVSRLNHSDGIIVHSERMKKWLQDNGVKANMEVLGIFDYLSDKRPTEKALSTSRCRILFVGALSPFHSDFLYKLGYSSRSFDMVLYGNGFDSDKFEGQVDYKGYIKSDDLIATAEGEYGLVWYGSSLKGGVGPEGEYLQYNAPHKLSLYIRCGLPVIIWEKAGLASFVEENDIGICISSLLELETVLSRITEERYRTLRANVSRVNERISQGYYCMEAIRKVCASLCVEIK; from the coding sequence ATGATTTGTTATCTATCAAGAAACTATAAAGGGATTAATAATGCCGCTAATAAAGCTAAAACAGATATTGAATCTGTTATGGCAACTCAAAGTTTTCGGAATGTTGGAGTGAAGCAGACACGTTATACGAATATTGTCGCGGCTTTTTTTATGACACTATTAAGTGTTTTGAAATGTGGCTTTTGTTTGCATCGAAATGATGTGTTGATATTGCAATATCCATTGAAGAAATACTATACATTTGTTTGTCGTATAGCACATTTGCGTCATTGTAGGATAGTTACTCTAATTCATGATTTAGATAGCTTTCGGCGTCAACGTTTAACTGTATCGCATGAAGTTTCAAGGTTAAATCATTCTGACGGCATCATTGTTCATAGTGAACGCATGAAAAAATGGTTACAAGATAATGGTGTAAAGGCTAACATGGAGGTGCTTGGCATATTTGATTATTTGTCGGATAAACGGCCTACTGAAAAGGCTTTATCAACCTCCCGTTGTCGTATTCTGTTTGTTGGAGCTTTGTCCCCCTTTCATAGTGATTTCTTATATAAACTAGGATACTCTTCCCGTTCTTTCGATATGGTACTTTATGGGAATGGTTTTGATTCCGATAAGTTTGAAGGACAAGTGGATTATAAAGGATATATTAAATCTGATGATTTGATTGCTACTGCCGAAGGTGAGTATGGATTGGTTTGGTATGGGTCTTCTTTGAAAGGCGGTGTTGGTCCAGAGGGAGAATATCTTCAGTATAATGCTCCTCATAAATTGTCTCTTTACATTCGTTGTGGGCTACCTGTTATTATTTGGGAAAAAGCAGGTTTGGCTTCATTTGTAGAGGAGAATGACATAGGTATTTGCATTTCCTCCTTATTAGAATTGGAGACTGTTCTATCTCGGATTACTGAAGAGCGCTATAGAACTTTAAGGGCGAATGTATCCAGAGTGAATGAGCGGATTTCTCAAGGATATTATTGTATGGAAGCTATTCGGAAGGTATGTGCTAGTTTATGTGTAGAAATAAAATGA
- a CDS encoding glycosyltransferase — protein MNILVTHKAVDVATYKMLGELSHNEFFKIYQTIPFAADAAKVEGKCIPLIIPPITSKISWKSIKALRLYVKKYNIDLIFSPSTSGLSNALIATIGTSVKNVGYRGTQAKVKKLDPTYYMGLLNPRVSHIVCETEDIQEYLSHYIDKKKLSVSVKPFDTDWVADACLHPKQVDGVPEDAFKCIYIGTTKGRPFKGLTYLIKAFQILNAPNAHLVVIGDYDNSDYELAQKGAGAERIHFLWNREDAIYFLPKQDLFILPALRDASPRVVREAMACGVPCIVTDIPGARDLIVDNESGLLVPSASPDKIADAMRLLMNDRVKLQKMAKASRERIINEFSVEAYVAYFDKLFASLS, from the coding sequence ATGAATATATTAGTAACTCATAAGGCAGTGGATGTTGCAACCTATAAGATGTTGGGCGAACTGTCACATAATGAGTTTTTTAAAATTTATCAGACAATTCCTTTCGCTGCTGATGCGGCGAAAGTAGAAGGAAAATGTATTCCTTTGATTATACCTCCTATCACATCCAAAATTTCATGGAAGAGCATCAAAGCACTTCGTTTATATGTCAAGAAATATAATATAGATTTAATTTTTTCTCCTAGTACATCCGGGTTATCTAATGCCTTGATTGCAACTATTGGTACATCTGTTAAGAATGTAGGTTATCGAGGAACTCAAGCAAAAGTGAAAAAACTTGACCCGACATATTATATGGGATTATTAAATCCACGGGTATCTCATATTGTCTGCGAGACGGAAGATATTCAGGAATATCTGTCTCATTATATTGATAAAAAGAAATTGTCTGTCAGTGTAAAGCCGTTTGATACGGATTGGGTTGCAGATGCTTGTCTTCATCCTAAACAAGTAGATGGAGTGCCTGAAGATGCCTTTAAGTGCATTTATATCGGTACAACAAAAGGGCGCCCGTTCAAAGGATTAACTTACTTGATTAAAGCATTTCAGATATTGAATGCCCCAAATGCTCATTTGGTCGTTATCGGTGATTATGATAATAGCGATTATGAGTTGGCTCAAAAAGGAGCAGGGGCAGAACGTATTCATTTTTTATGGAATAGGGAAGATGCAATCTACTTTTTGCCGAAGCAGGATTTGTTTATTTTGCCTGCTTTGCGTGATGCTTCTCCCCGTGTAGTCCGTGAGGCGATGGCGTGTGGGGTACCTTGTATTGTGACGGATATTCCCGGAGCCCGTGACTTGATAGTGGATAATGAATCCGGGCTTTTAGTACCTTCGGCTTCTCCAGATAAAATAGCGGATGCTATGCGTTTGTTAATGAATGACCGGGTGAAATTGCAAAAAATGGCTAAGGCATCCCGTGAACGTATTATTAATGAATTTAGTGTGGAAGCATATGTGGCTTATTTTGATAAGCTTTTTGCTAGTTTGTCGTAA
- a CDS encoding LTA synthase family protein produces the protein MQSRKILWLFIGCLFFKFILFDLDWCLNTTFSSFSFPQTYLVKFLLAVLFAIPFLYIRSRWYLVVIGTLVDILLIVNLMYFRTYYTSIPWDSYFLAGNLADFTASVFDSLRWSDLGFPLLTILFLILTRKQNLAILLREQKKRSFKFLMWCVCIPLISLGGILAYYGGYKKAYDALLTDYQTCGTPIYTIFGSLYYEHIQDKPEYTPQVKKEIEDWLSKQPVRQSLPFQIEARDNCIIILAESFESWVLEKTVEGKEITPNLNRMLKEENVLYAPYVQTQVKGSRSIDGQLLLHTGLLPINYGAYSARFPHHTYYSIDKAFKEKYEGGGTCCLTVDKKVVWNVAIVAQDFGYDKLLDKPYFVLDEKTGPRHRLGDLSFLRQCGEKLATEELFPTGGHTLVQCVTYSGHSPFVIPEESKRINFSDNLPERLKNYMVVANYTDYAIGQFISFLRSQKKFENTMIVITGDHEGFGLTRKPLYEHPLGKNIISPERFTPLIVLNSPVHLRYEKVMGQVDMYPTLLDLIGADTYPWRGLGQSIFSPEKRAFAISPQMEIIGDTVGVSAAEIHHAKDAWRISDLIISCDYFGEETLPEFK, from the coding sequence ATGCAATCGCGTAAAATCTTATGGTTGTTTATTGGGTGTCTTTTCTTTAAGTTTATTTTATTTGATTTGGATTGGTGTCTGAATACCACCTTTTCATCATTCTCTTTTCCGCAAACTTATTTGGTTAAGTTTTTGTTGGCGGTTTTATTTGCAATACCTTTTCTTTACATACGTTCTCGATGGTATTTGGTTGTAATAGGTACTTTGGTTGATATTCTGTTGATTGTTAATTTGATGTATTTTCGGACCTATTATACTTCAATTCCATGGGATAGCTATTTTCTTGCTGGCAATTTGGCTGATTTTACTGCAAGCGTGTTTGATTCGCTCCGGTGGTCGGATTTGGGCTTTCCGTTGTTGACTATTTTGTTTCTGATATTGACTCGCAAACAGAATTTGGCAATATTGCTCAGAGAGCAAAAAAAACGAAGTTTTAAGTTCTTGATGTGGTGCGTCTGCATACCGTTAATATCATTAGGCGGAATTTTAGCTTACTATGGTGGATATAAGAAGGCTTACGATGCTTTGCTTACTGACTATCAGACTTGTGGTACTCCTATATATACGATTTTCGGTTCTCTTTATTATGAGCATATACAAGATAAGCCAGAGTATACTCCTCAGGTGAAAAAAGAAATAGAAGATTGGTTGAGTAAACAGCCGGTGAGGCAATCGCTTCCTTTTCAAATTGAGGCTCGTGATAACTGTATCATTATTTTGGCAGAATCTTTTGAAAGTTGGGTGTTGGAAAAAACTGTGGAAGGAAAAGAAATTACTCCTAACCTAAATCGTATGTTGAAAGAAGAGAATGTGCTTTATGCTCCTTATGTACAAACACAGGTTAAAGGAAGTCGCTCTATTGATGGACAGTTGTTGTTGCATACCGGACTTCTGCCAATAAATTATGGAGCTTATAGTGCTCGTTTTCCTCATCATACATATTATAGTATTGATAAGGCTTTTAAAGAAAAGTATGAAGGCGGTGGGACTTGTTGTTTGACTGTAGATAAGAAAGTTGTCTGGAATGTTGCAATAGTTGCCCAGGATTTTGGCTATGATAAACTGTTGGACAAACCTTATTTTGTGTTGGATGAGAAAACGGGACCACGTCATCGTTTAGGAGATTTGTCATTCCTTAGGCAGTGTGGGGAGAAATTGGCAACAGAAGAGTTATTTCCTACTGGCGGACATACTTTAGTTCAATGTGTTACTTATTCAGGACATTCTCCATTTGTTATTCCAGAAGAAAGCAAGCGCATAAACTTTTCGGATAATTTGCCCGAGCGATTGAAAAATTATATGGTTGTGGCTAACTATACCGATTATGCGATCGGACAGTTCATTTCTTTTTTGCGTTCACAAAAGAAATTTGAGAATACGATGATTGTAATAACTGGTGATCACGAAGGGTTTGGCTTAACAAGGAAGCCGCTTTATGAGCACCCTTTGGGAAAGAATATTATATCTCCAGAGCGTTTTACCCCACTTATTGTTTTAAATTCCCCGGTTCATCTGCGCTATGAAAAAGTAATGGGGCAGGTTGATATGTATCCGACATTGCTCGATTTGATCGGAGCGGATACTTATCCATGGAGGGGATTGGGACAGAGTATATTTTCGCCTGAGAAAAGAGCTTTTGCCATATCGCCTCAAATGGAAATTATAGGTGACACAGTTGGCGTCTCTGCAGCAGAAATTCACCATGCTAAAGATGCGTGGCGGATATCTGATTTAATCATTAGCTGTGATTATTTTGGGGAAGAGACGCTGCCGGAATTTAAATGA